In Candidatus Neomarinimicrobiota bacterium, the following are encoded in one genomic region:
- the mltG gene encoding endolytic transglycosylase MltG: MYSHHLKPTVKIVGVVAAVIVGSMLAFYVLILFWPQGNPYNTTTIDIPKGSSVKEIGRVLHDRNVIRSERAFLFAVRALWVETEIPAGSYQLIHANSNYKIIDQLVNGAPVLKRVTILEGWTLKNIAAELHKKLGVNKKHFLKACRNRRLLNEYEIQADSFEGYLFPETYFFPEDEDPEFIVKAMASEFRGTLLPYLKERIIEMGITELEVVTLASIIEGEAIYDAERATISGVYHNRIIKGMKLQADPTIQYIIEDSPRRLLNVDLKIESPYNTYLNLGLPPGPINSPGKASIIAALYPEQNAYLYFVARGDGYHTFSRTEKEHNRAKRKFQQVRRQAKNSKRGK; the protein is encoded by the coding sequence ATGTATTCTCACCATCTTAAGCCAACAGTCAAGATTGTAGGAGTTGTCGCTGCGGTTATTGTCGGCAGTATGCTCGCATTTTATGTGCTCATCCTGTTTTGGCCTCAGGGGAACCCTTACAATACAACTACCATTGATATACCAAAAGGGAGTTCAGTGAAAGAAATAGGTAGAGTTTTACATGATCGAAACGTGATTCGCAGTGAAAGAGCTTTCCTTTTTGCTGTAAGGGCACTCTGGGTAGAAACTGAAATACCTGCCGGGTCTTACCAACTTATTCATGCCAATAGCAATTACAAAATTATTGACCAACTCGTTAACGGTGCTCCGGTACTAAAAAGAGTTACTATCCTTGAAGGTTGGACGTTGAAAAATATTGCTGCAGAACTTCATAAGAAACTTGGCGTCAACAAGAAACATTTTTTAAAAGCATGTAGAAACCGTCGTTTATTGAATGAATATGAAATTCAGGCAGATTCATTTGAAGGATATCTATTTCCTGAAACCTATTTTTTCCCCGAGGACGAAGACCCGGAATTCATTGTAAAGGCCATGGCATCAGAGTTTAGGGGTACCCTTTTACCGTATTTGAAAGAGCGTATAATTGAAATGGGAATTACTGAACTTGAAGTTGTTACACTTGCATCTATTATTGAGGGAGAAGCCATTTACGATGCAGAGCGAGCCACAATTTCAGGCGTGTATCATAATCGGATAATTAAGGGAATGAAATTGCAGGCAGATCCAACCATTCAATACATTATTGAGGATAGTCCACGGCGGTTATTGAACGTGGATTTAAAAATTGAATCGCCTTACAATACCTATTTAAATTTAGGACTTCCCCCGGGTCCAATTAACAGTCCCGGGAAAGCATCCATTATAGCTGCGCTTTATCCGGAGCAAAATGCATATTTGTATTTTGTAGCACGTGGTGATGGATATCATACATTTTCTAGAACAGAAAAAGAGCATAATCGGGCAAAACGAAAATTTCAACAAGTGCGGCGGCAAGCAAAAAATTCTAAACGAGGTAAATAA
- a CDS encoding UvrD-helicase domain-containing protein: protein MKSSRLNVSQKAAVEAVGKPVLIFAGAGSGKTRVLTHKISYLVNENIVNPENILAVTFTNKAAKEMRERVHKLLQSKSSAISIGTFHSVCARLLRNEIHKIGYTRDFVIYDIQDQNALLKTILDGFDIPKTDISPASAGQHISLLKNRMIPVKKAGSKARTVLDKRLAEIYKAYEKSLKKNNAVDFDDLLLLPLQIFEKHPNVLKKYREQWKYVLVDEYQDTNRPQFLLIKMLAEGHKQICVVGDDDQSIYGWRGADVRNILDFEKAFPGCETYTLEKNYRSTAEILKAATTVVKNNLKRATKELEAHNGAGEKLGLIETNDEGEEADAVVNALEKEIKLKKRAFNHFAVLYRTNAQSRALEDSFRRNGIPYNIVGGIRFYQRKEIKDIMAYLKLIVNQKDTVSLRRVINFPPRGIGSKTLDKCVAYAEKKKSDLLDILNDPEGMDIRGKQGEALLNFHSIITKYSDLLEKLSAGELVRALAEDTGLIRYFKDGDQVEDRDRFENIMEFLNGVDEFMARNPDAVIQEFLEEVSLLSDIDQWNDEENRVTLMTVHAAKGLEFPVVFLAGMEDGLFPMFQSLEVVDQLEEERRLFYVGLTRAQHKVYLLYAKNRRRYGGESFYGLVSRFISEIPEESLEKINFSSAVTRKLVTSKGKVRMELKRTVTIFDDFQVGDPVEHTIFGLGKIMALSGSGENQRVGVVFKNGLKKKLIVRFANLKKVVKSE, encoded by the coding sequence ATGAAAAGTAGTCGATTAAACGTATCTCAAAAAGCTGCTGTAGAAGCAGTAGGTAAACCGGTTCTTATTTTCGCTGGAGCAGGAAGCGGAAAAACCCGCGTGTTAACCCATAAAATTTCCTATCTGGTTAATGAAAATATTGTAAATCCGGAAAACATTTTAGCGGTTACATTTACCAATAAAGCTGCCAAAGAAATGAGGGAAAGAGTTCACAAACTGCTCCAATCTAAATCCTCGGCTATTTCAATTGGTACTTTTCATTCAGTTTGCGCTCGACTCCTGCGCAATGAGATTCATAAAATTGGCTACACACGTGACTTTGTGATTTACGACATTCAGGATCAAAATGCATTATTAAAAACTATTTTAGACGGATTTGATATTCCAAAGACAGATATTTCACCTGCGAGTGCAGGACAGCATATCAGCCTGTTAAAAAACAGGATGATTCCTGTGAAAAAAGCTGGATCAAAAGCGCGGACAGTTTTGGACAAACGATTGGCTGAGATCTATAAAGCATATGAAAAAAGTTTAAAGAAGAACAATGCTGTGGATTTTGATGATTTGCTTTTATTGCCATTGCAAATATTTGAAAAACATCCCAACGTTTTAAAAAAATATCGTGAACAGTGGAAATATGTTTTAGTGGATGAGTATCAGGATACCAACCGTCCACAATTTCTCTTGATAAAAATGCTTGCAGAAGGACACAAACAAATCTGCGTTGTAGGGGATGATGATCAATCAATATATGGATGGCGCGGTGCCGATGTCCGCAACATTCTTGATTTCGAGAAAGCTTTTCCCGGGTGCGAAACCTATACACTCGAAAAGAATTACCGCTCTACGGCTGAAATTTTGAAAGCCGCTACTACGGTTGTTAAAAACAATTTAAAACGCGCAACAAAAGAATTAGAAGCGCATAATGGAGCAGGTGAAAAACTTGGTCTAATCGAAACCAATGATGAGGGAGAAGAAGCCGACGCTGTTGTGAATGCGTTAGAAAAAGAAATCAAGCTGAAAAAGCGCGCATTTAACCATTTTGCAGTGCTGTATCGCACCAACGCTCAATCTCGTGCTTTGGAAGACAGTTTCAGACGGAACGGAATTCCTTACAATATTGTTGGAGGAATTCGGTTTTACCAGAGGAAAGAAATCAAAGACATTATGGCATATCTTAAGCTTATTGTGAATCAAAAAGATACAGTTTCATTACGGCGAGTAATCAATTTCCCTCCACGAGGAATTGGCAGTAAAACTTTAGATAAATGTGTTGCATATGCGGAGAAAAAGAAGTCGGATCTTTTAGATATATTAAATGATCCGGAAGGTATGGATATTCGCGGAAAACAGGGAGAAGCGCTCCTGAATTTCCATAGTATTATTACTAAATATTCAGATTTACTTGAAAAACTTAGTGCCGGTGAACTAGTTCGCGCACTGGCGGAAGATACAGGATTGATTCGGTACTTCAAAGACGGTGACCAAGTTGAAGACAGAGATCGATTCGAAAATATCATGGAATTTTTAAATGGTGTGGATGAATTCATGGCTCGCAATCCGGATGCAGTCATTCAAGAGTTCCTAGAAGAAGTATCTCTCTTATCAGATATTGACCAATGGAATGATGAAGAAAATAGGGTAACGCTCATGACGGTTCATGCGGCAAAAGGATTAGAATTTCCGGTTGTATTTTTAGCCGGAATGGAAGATGGTTTGTTTCCGATGTTCCAATCTTTGGAAGTTGTTGATCAATTGGAAGAGGAGCGCAGGCTTTTTTATGTAGGTTTAACTCGCGCACAACATAAAGTATATTTACTCTATGCGAAAAATCGTCGTCGCTATGGAGGTGAAAGTTTCTATGGCTTGGTATCCAGGTTTATTAGCGAAATCCCCGAAGAAAGCCTAGAAAAAATCAACTTTTCTTCTGCTGTTACTAGAAAGCTTGTAACCTCAAAAGGTAAGGTTCGCATGGAATTGAAACGAACCGTTACCATTTTTGATGATTTTCAAGTAGGCGACCCCGTTGAACACACAATTTTCGGATTGGGGAAAATAATGGCATTAAGCGGCTCGGGCGAAAACCAAAGAGTAGGAGTCGTTTTTAAGAATGGACTGAAGAAAAAACTTATTGTCCGTTTTGCTAACCTAAAAAAAGTAGTTAAATCGGAATAA
- a CDS encoding transcriptional repressor, protein MNQKSRQLKKALKKEGLRYTSQRQAIWDEICSSDEHRDVEELFISIRQAGIKVSRATVYRTIDVLVKNNLVRKLDLGDGRSLYEHKIDPTHHDHLVCIRCGRIEEFMMEEIESLQDRIAKKHNFKLIRHIHQLFGICSECR, encoded by the coding sequence ATGAACCAAAAAAGTAGACAACTCAAAAAAGCCCTGAAAAAAGAAGGACTTCGTTATACGTCTCAACGGCAGGCAATTTGGGACGAAATATGTTCCAGTGATGAACACCGCGATGTAGAAGAGTTGTTTATTTCAATTCGTCAGGCTGGAATCAAGGTATCTCGCGCAACAGTGTACAGAACAATTGACGTTTTGGTGAAGAATAACCTCGTTCGAAAACTGGATTTGGGTGATGGCCGATCATTATACGAACATAAAATTGATCCGACTCACCACGACCATTTGGTTTGCATACGATGCGGACGAATCGAAGAGTTTATGATGGAAGAAATAGAATCATTGCAGGACCGCATAGCAAAAAAGCATAACTTTAAGTTGATTCGGCACATTCACCAACTATTTGGAATTTGCAGTGAATGCCGTTAA
- a CDS encoding GNAT family N-acetyltransferase, with protein sequence MQSTIQTISYDHPEDRRILKSCLSQWFQNPKDLNLTDPKMKFPFHFDMWVKRSYSMTDNMTFIAKNMEWIIGYISLRMMRTKQAGHLFHLIVDRNYRKQGVGTNLVKHIELFAKNEKLVSLTLNVAKKNNDAIRLYTTLGYEPAGETASGSFIYRKKL encoded by the coding sequence ATGCAATCTACGATTCAAACCATTTCTTATGATCATCCGGAAGACAGGCGGATATTAAAATCATGCCTTTCTCAATGGTTTCAAAATCCAAAAGACCTCAATTTGACTGACCCGAAGATGAAGTTTCCATTCCATTTTGACATGTGGGTGAAACGATCCTATTCAATGACAGACAACATGACTTTTATTGCAAAAAATATGGAATGGATTATCGGATATATAAGCCTACGCATGATGCGAACAAAACAGGCAGGGCATCTTTTTCATTTGATTGTTGACCGTAATTACCGCAAGCAGGGTGTTGGCACAAATCTGGTAAAACATATAGAACTGTTTGCTAAAAATGAAAAATTAGTTAGTCTTACATTAAACGTAGCAAAGAAAAATAACGACGCGATCAGACTATATACAACATTGGGCTATGAACCGGCAGGGGAAACTGCCTCAGGAAGTTTTATCTATAGAAAAAAACTTTAA
- a CDS encoding HD domain-containing protein, protein MKKISTISDFKEGKTIQGFFLCVEKHLRHTRGGDLYLDIVLRDKTGQVSAKVWDNIPKFHEKFNPGDPVAVAGEVDTFQDRPQLVVKKINRASIQSYGRYGYDPAMIVPASQADPQAMWKSLMKHIKGIKSSHLKQMISIIYKEYKNRFLVHPGSASLHHSYRSGLLEHTLSMAKLAQTIGPHYKADPDLLMAGVLLHDIGKLKELSDGLEFDYTDEGHFIGHIILGRDMTLAAIKKVTGFPKDLSKKVEHLILSHQGKFEWQSPRRPMFKEALLLHLIDYMDSQVNMMDSILDDETDEGDWTDRRNYFRLPLYRGPKPSSK, encoded by the coding sequence ATGAAAAAAATATCAACCATTTCTGATTTTAAAGAAGGGAAAACCATTCAAGGTTTTTTTCTTTGTGTTGAGAAACATTTGCGCCACACCCGAGGAGGCGATTTGTATTTAGATATCGTTCTCCGTGACAAGACCGGGCAAGTTAGTGCTAAAGTTTGGGACAATATTCCCAAATTTCACGAAAAATTCAATCCGGGCGATCCTGTTGCAGTAGCCGGCGAAGTGGATACATTTCAAGATAGACCTCAGCTTGTTGTGAAAAAAATCAATCGCGCATCTATTCAATCTTATGGTCGCTATGGTTATGATCCCGCCATGATTGTTCCAGCATCTCAAGCAGACCCCCAGGCAATGTGGAAATCTTTGATGAAACATATAAAAGGAATAAAATCTAGCCATTTAAAGCAGATGATAAGTATCATTTATAAAGAATATAAAAATAGGTTTCTTGTTCATCCCGGATCTGCATCTTTACACCATTCTTACCGATCCGGATTGTTGGAACACACACTTTCGATGGCCAAACTTGCACAAACGATTGGTCCGCATTATAAAGCTGATCCAGATCTGTTGATGGCCGGCGTACTCCTGCATGATATTGGAAAGCTGAAAGAATTATCCGATGGATTGGAATTTGATTACACGGATGAAGGTCACTTTATTGGGCATATTATTCTTGGTCGAGATATGACACTTGCTGCTATAAAAAAAGTGACAGGATTTCCAAAAGATTTGTCAAAAAAGGTGGAACATTTAATTTTATCCCATCAAGGAAAATTTGAATGGCAAAGCCCAAGACGACCCATGTTTAAGGAGGCGCTATTGTTGCATTTAATTGATTATATGGATTCGCAGGTGAATATGATGGATAGCATTCTTGATGATGAAACGGACGAAGGTGATTGGACAGATAGGCGGAATTATTTTCGATTGCCGCTTTATCGGGGACCTAAACCCTCCTCAAAATAA